The Neorhodopirellula lusitana genome includes a window with the following:
- the polX gene encoding DNA polymerase/3'-5' exonuclease PolX yields MNQPTLDNAAIAAVFEELAELLEFRGENPFRIRAYQNGARAIRDLDEPIAQIASDESRNLAALSGIGKTLAEKIGVLLETGSLPQLIELRKAVPEVVISMSRIPGLGAKKASKLHDELGIESLDDLAAACREGRIASLKGFGKKTEASILDGLAIAKAAASRLYWSKADELVQDLQTHMSQCDTISQMQWAGSYRRGRDTVGDLDLLAVAGDRAAAMDHFEAFPSRASTIVRGDTKISIRVAKSFQVDMRLVEQDQFGAALQYFTGSQAHNIHVRRIAKEQGLKVNEYGVFRIEDDTRVAGATEEEVYAAIGLPVIAPELREDRQEFEWARQGTLPDLIETEDMLGDLHMHTNATDGQNTIREMADAAIALGLQYIAITDHSKRVSMAGGLDGEKLLAQWEIIDEVRKEYEGRLTILKGIECDILEAGGMDLPDEVLSQGDWILASVHYGQKQPRDQITDRILGAVENPHVDCIAHPTGRLLNRRDAYDVDMDAVMQAAKEHGKYLELNANPARLDLNDVHLAAAKRLGIPIVINTDAHSIYGLEVMRFGIKQARRGGLTAEDVANTRKVDAFLP; encoded by the coding sequence ATGAATCAACCCACTTTAGACAACGCCGCTATTGCCGCCGTTTTTGAAGAGCTCGCTGAGTTGTTGGAGTTTCGGGGCGAGAATCCGTTTCGAATTCGTGCCTATCAGAACGGCGCACGAGCAATTCGCGATCTGGACGAGCCAATCGCTCAAATCGCGAGCGATGAGAGTCGGAATTTGGCAGCGTTGTCGGGCATCGGCAAAACGCTTGCCGAAAAGATTGGCGTCTTGCTGGAAACAGGCTCGCTACCTCAATTGATCGAGTTGCGAAAAGCGGTTCCGGAGGTCGTGATTTCGATGTCTCGCATCCCGGGATTGGGGGCAAAGAAAGCCAGTAAGCTGCATGACGAACTGGGGATTGAGTCGCTGGACGATTTGGCGGCTGCTTGTCGCGAAGGACGCATCGCGTCGCTAAAAGGATTTGGCAAGAAAACGGAAGCGTCGATCTTGGATGGGTTGGCGATTGCAAAGGCCGCTGCGAGTCGGCTGTATTGGTCCAAGGCGGATGAACTGGTCCAGGACCTGCAAACCCATATGTCGCAGTGCGATACGATTTCGCAAATGCAGTGGGCGGGCAGTTACCGACGCGGCCGAGACACGGTCGGTGACCTGGATCTATTGGCTGTCGCGGGTGACCGTGCCGCGGCGATGGACCACTTTGAAGCGTTCCCGTCGCGGGCCAGTACGATCGTTCGCGGGGATACGAAGATCTCGATTCGCGTGGCCAAGTCGTTTCAGGTTGACATGCGACTGGTGGAGCAAGATCAGTTCGGCGCGGCCCTGCAGTACTTCACTGGTAGCCAGGCTCACAATATTCACGTTCGGCGAATCGCGAAGGAACAGGGTCTGAAGGTGAACGAGTACGGTGTTTTTCGCATCGAAGACGATACCCGGGTAGCGGGTGCGACGGAAGAAGAAGTCTACGCCGCGATCGGTTTGCCCGTTATTGCACCGGAGCTGCGCGAGGATCGGCAAGAATTTGAATGGGCTCGCCAGGGGACGCTGCCCGACTTGATCGAAACCGAAGATATGCTTGGTGACCTGCACATGCACACCAACGCCACCGACGGCCAGAATACCATTCGCGAAATGGCGGATGCCGCGATCGCTCTGGGTTTGCAGTACATCGCGATTACCGATCACAGCAAACGGGTGTCGATGGCGGGCGGCCTGGATGGTGAAAAGTTGCTCGCACAATGGGAAATCATTGATGAAGTTCGCAAGGAATACGAAGGTCGATTGACGATTTTGAAGGGGATCGAGTGCGATATTCTGGAAGCGGGCGGAATGGATTTGCCCGACGAGGTCCTATCCCAGGGCGATTGGATTTTGGCGAGTGTTCACTACGGACAAAAACAACCGCGTGACCAGATCACCGATCGAATTCTCGGGGCGGTCGAGAACCCGCATGTGGACTGCATCGCCCACCCAACGGGGCGTTTACTGAATCGACGTGATGCCTACGACGTGGACATGGACGCGGTCATGCAGGCCGCCAAGGAACACGGCAAGTATCTGGAACTGAACGCGAACCCCGCTCGGTTGGATTTGAACGACGTGCATTTGGCAGCGGCAAAGCGATTGGGGATCCCGATTGTGATCAACACCGACGCGCACAGTATCTACGGGCTGGAAGTGATGCGGTTTGGCATCAAGCAAGCTCGCCGAGGCGGACTGACGGCGGAGGATGTTGCCAACACGCGAAAAGTCGACGCGTTCCTGCCATAG
- a CDS encoding lactate/malate dehydrogenase family protein: MKLSIVGMGRVGSAIAFAATMEPIASELWLLNRSVEKAEGDAMDLTHASVLRNSNMTIQAGTIEDSAGSDVIVFTPSVSPTRADWKRSDLAIGNREILEGWLPRLAELSPNAVLIVVTNPVDVMTYAAIQLTGFPPERVIGTGTLVDSIRYRSLLSAELKIHADDIRAYILGEHGDDQFAANSVAMTGGEKFIRSETAQRLFQKTVNLGYEVYRRKGYTDYGIALATMTIVDSIAYDLRHTMPVSVMVDGFLGVNDVCLSLPAVIGRQGITRILHPPLSDEEADAFRGCAAKVRDAIDLMAGCVQ; this comes from the coding sequence ATGAAATTGAGTATTGTTGGGATGGGGCGAGTTGGGTCAGCGATCGCGTTTGCGGCGACGATGGAACCGATCGCCAGCGAGCTTTGGCTGCTGAATCGGTCGGTCGAGAAGGCCGAGGGAGACGCGATGGATCTGACCCATGCGAGCGTGCTGCGTAATAGCAACATGACGATCCAAGCGGGCACGATCGAGGATTCGGCGGGTTCTGATGTGATCGTGTTTACGCCATCGGTCTCGCCAACGAGGGCGGATTGGAAACGCTCGGATCTTGCGATCGGCAATCGCGAGATTCTCGAAGGTTGGCTGCCCCGTCTCGCTGAGTTGAGTCCCAATGCGGTCTTAATCGTTGTGACCAATCCCGTCGATGTGATGACCTACGCGGCGATTCAACTGACCGGTTTCCCGCCCGAACGAGTGATCGGGACTGGAACGTTGGTGGACAGCATTCGGTATCGATCTCTGCTGTCAGCCGAATTGAAAATTCACGCCGATGATATTCGCGCCTACATTCTAGGCGAGCACGGGGACGATCAGTTTGCCGCCAACTCGGTTGCGATGACGGGCGGTGAGAAATTCATTCGTAGTGAGACGGCGCAACGCTTGTTTCAAAAAACGGTCAATCTCGGGTACGAAGTCTACCGTCGAAAAGGCTACACGGACTATGGGATCGCGCTGGCGACGATGACGATTGTCGATTCAATCGCCTACGACCTACGCCACACAATGCCAGTGAGTGTGATGGTCGATGGATTTCTCGGCGTCAATGACGTGTGTCTCTCCCTGCCGGCCGTGATTGGACGCCAAGGAATCACGCGCATTCTGCATCCGCCGTTGTCGGATGAGGAGGCTGACGCGTTTCGTGGATGCGCGGCAAAAGTGCGAGACGCGATTGATTTGATGGCGGGGTGTGTGCAGTAG